Proteins from a genomic interval of Yoonia sp. GPGPB17:
- a CDS encoding CDP-alcohol phosphatidyltransferase family protein, translating to MKQPTPDKPITDAPTKLGSFVASPLHMFCGAALIGAVALVFLYDVLFAITSGNSVLVAVGTGLYLAVAAVAAFRLSQDFPHPTLGLCNLVTLSRLVIVGILCVVMLAGIAPNWATFGIAALALCLDGLDGWLARKQDRASDFGARFDVEVDAIFAFVLAVYAAINGAAGHYVILLGLPHYLFWIARLQLPWLNQPLNPRFSFSRKAVCVFQIGALIAVQIPFLADGRLELMIAAVIFALIWSFARDILWLWQRRRPGI from the coding sequence ATGAAACAGCCCACACCGGACAAGCCCATAACGGATGCCCCCACAAAGCTAGGCAGCTTTGTCGCATCGCCCTTGCATATGTTCTGTGGGGCAGCGCTGATTGGCGCTGTGGCATTGGTCTTTCTTTATGATGTGTTGTTCGCGATCACGTCTGGAAATAGTGTCTTAGTGGCCGTTGGGACTGGTCTTTACCTCGCGGTTGCAGCAGTGGCGGCATTTCGCCTAAGCCAAGATTTTCCGCATCCCACCTTAGGTTTGTGCAATCTGGTAACGCTCTCGCGACTGGTGATCGTAGGGATTCTTTGTGTCGTGATGCTGGCCGGAATAGCTCCGAACTGGGCGACCTTCGGGATTGCGGCGCTGGCTCTCTGCCTCGATGGCTTAGATGGGTGGCTGGCCCGTAAGCAGGACCGCGCTTCCGATTTTGGGGCGCGTTTTGATGTCGAAGTTGATGCCATCTTCGCCTTTGTGCTTGCAGTTTATGCCGCCATCAACGGGGCCGCTGGCCACTATGTGATCCTGCTGGGCCTGCCACACTACCTGTTTTGGATTGCACGGCTGCAACTGCCTTGGCTGAACCAGCCACTAAATCCAAGGTTCAGTTTCAGCCGCAAGGCCGTCTGCGTCTTCCAGATCGGCGCGCTAATCGCTGTGCAGATTCCGTTCCTTGCGGACGGGCGCCTGGAACTGATGATCGCAGCTGTCATATTCGCGCTGATCTGGTCCTTTGCGCGCGATATCCTTTGGCTCTGGCAAAGGCGGAGGCCGGGCATTTGA